One window of the Triticum dicoccoides isolate Atlit2015 ecotype Zavitan chromosome 3B, WEW_v2.0, whole genome shotgun sequence genome contains the following:
- the LOC119276310 gene encoding uncharacterized protein LOC119276310, with protein MVHVFYSKSMWYYMGSSKITSSESSFKSIGSSPIYLLTRFMVKPRVLVSDQKKQTIKKELCDMVQRSLLTMKDVKLHHHSQFQYGPVRHEDLELQPFQFIFHMLFSTSTSSSWKKEISPTDASKVRCRAPPTRPQAARRVMPTCHQP; from the exons ATGGTCCATGTATTTTACAGCAAGTCCATGTGGTACTACATGGGAAGTTCAAAAATTACTTCTAGTGAGAGTTCATTTAAATCTATAGGGTCCAGTCCCATATATCTTTTAACCAGGTTCATGGTGAAGCCCAGGGTGCTCGTCAGTGATCAGAAGAAGCAGACCATCAAGAAGGAGCTGTGCGACATGGTGCAGCG GAGCTTGTTGACGATGAAGGATGTGAAGCTTCACCACCATTCACAATTCCAGTACGGTCCAGTTCGTCATGAGGATCTGGAGCTTCAACCTTTTCAGTTCATCTTTCATATGCTTTTTAGTACATCTACTTCCTCATC ATGGAAGAAGGAAATTAGTCCAACAGACGCATCTAAAGTGAGATGTCGTGCACCGCCCACTCGTCCTCAAGCTGCTCGTCGTGTCATGCCGACTTGCCATCAACCATAG